The window CTCCTGCTAAATATGGATCTAAAGTTTTCCAAGTCGAACTCCTCATCTTCAAGTAGAGGCTATATTTCCTCTAGCCTAGGGTGGGAAGTACTCGCAGGCAGTGGTACCCGTGGTTATTTGCCCATTCAAACTTGATGGTTACAGTTATAGAtaattatttaaacaaatacATGATTATGAGTAAAACTGTTTCCCGTAAAATATAAATGGGTGATTACTGATTATAGGTGTTACTCGTGGCTATCCATTTAACAATTTGTTTTATTCGTAAActtctaataaataaaaattgaaaaccctaaaaacttTTCAATGTTGCTCTTCTTTCTCATCTCTGCTTGTTCTGAAAGCTTCCAGACCGCTGTAATTCAATCTCTTCCCCTCATGCAATCTCATTCTCGAATTAGGTTTTCTCCACTGTAAGTTTTTCCTCATTTTCATAGCTTTTAATGGCGGATTGGTTGGTTTGTTCATGTTTTTGGATCTCGACCTTCTGTTCGCTCCCGTGTCAATCAATCAGCTCAGACTTTCtcgtatttgacaaaaaaagaaaagaaaaaaagattgatTTTTATCTTGTTAAACAAACCCCTTCTGCTTATATTCCGGTAGCTCATGAATTTCTACATCTTCTACCATCAAGGTGACCTTAGCGGCTCATAATTCTTCATGGTAAGTCAGAATAGGGAACCATAAATGTATGGAAGCATACCTTAGCAGTAAGAATTAGGAATTTCCTAGTTTTGTTACTAAAATAGTTGGAGCATGTAAGTTGTATGGTCGTGTTAAATTTTCAGTTGAAATCAAAATACACATGCTGATACACGAATCAGATGGCTAGAAAATTTTTGTACAGATTTTGAATGCACTCTGGCATTATATCTTCTTCTGTTTCTCACAGCTTCAGAATTTGAATCTTAAATCACTATAGGTATTGAACAGACTTTCATATTGGTGAACAGtattgtttggtttgttttctttcattattttgttttgcatcTTTCTGTACCGCAGGCTGGCTCCGCTCCTACTTGGTTTCTCCGATTAATTGATTCGACAGTAACAgaaaatctttgttttttgttgactAATAGAAACTCTTTATTTCTCAGTGATGATTTGACCGTGAACCCTAGTGTCAGCTCTTTTGTGGTAGACATTTGGCTTATTGTGTAGATTTGGGttgtaaattcattataattctTTAAGCCACTGTCAGCTTGTGACATGGTgttatagttttttattttgtgttactGCTGGATTTTATGCTTGAATTCAGTTTGAATCCGTCTCTGattctcttttctttgcttAATTGATATTTGCAGGACAGAGCGGAAATGCCTTGACCCAGTCCAACATAACACTAGACAAACGTACCCAAAGGATCCTAAAGTCGTAATCTTTGTCCTAAGCTCACATCATCAACTAGGATTTCAGATTATTAACATGGACCCTAGATACACAGGAGAGATATTGAAGTAAGAATTTCAACCAATTTTCTTCgtatgaaatttaattttgatacgttatcttttgttttttgtaagttcattttggtttattttttgtgtataggcatttggagaagcaaaatGAGCTCCTCATGGAAGCCAAAATATCAATGTCTGAGGAATTGCATCAACTGAAGGTTGTTTGTTCTTATAGGAAATTATGATGTACAATCTGCAGATTCTAGATGGTTCTAATTTAGTGTGCTGTTCAATCTGCAGGTAGAAGAGGAAATGCTGATGCGTAAGTTTTATGAGATTATGTCAGCTCATGGTAAAGTGAAAAAGGTACAATTCTTTCTTAGTTCTCTCGTCGTATGCTTCTGCTTACATGGGTTGCATAGTTCTGGAATCTGGACCAACCATTTTAGGTTTTCTGAATTGTTtgtataattatattttatattttcataaCCAAGGAACCAATAAATGGGGTGAAAAAAGGAAGGGCTATCATGTGCCTATTCCGTGAATTAACCATGGCGATAGCCTCTGGTTACACATTGCTGTCTGGAGAGTGATCACACTTTGGAGTGAGAAATAACTGATATAGGAAAGAAAAAGTCTGATGTATCTGACTAGCAGCAACTTTTGATGCGTATAATTAAACTTTGGTAAAATTCAGTCCATGACTATACATGGTTGGTGAGAAAAGAACCCGGAGTTTTGTTTTTTGGCATTTAGACCAGTAGTTTGTTTCAGTCAGCATGTAAGGTTCACGTTAATCTTTTCCATTGATTACCTTTCCTCAAGTGAGTGGACACTTTTTTTCAATCCTGGCTGTTACTTTAATTATGTAGTTCTTTTCTACTTTTGGTTTGTCTGATTTGTGTGCGCTTTTGCAGAATGGAGATGGTGGTAAAGTTTCAGATGATGGTGAAATTGGAAGTTCCACAGCGTTAGCCGTAGCCAACACAACTAACGATGAGGAATGCCGATGACTTCAAGTTCTGTTTCTCATTGTCGAATGACTGTACATATAGTTTTGAATGTTGCACGCCTTTTACTACTTAAGCCAAGCTTCGATCAATGTTTGATCATGTAAAGATTTGCACTTGGTTTATACAAGATGAAAGAAGTGATGCGCACTGTTATGCAAATGCAATGCAACACTTCCCGGTAAAAATCAGTTTTTACCTTATTTTAGGGGTTTTCTACATCGCACCGGGGCGTATGGGGTGCACCGGTGTTTGAACATCCAGatttgaagaaatttcaaaatccAACCGTCCAACATACAGATGCACATCCCATACacgaaaatttcaaaattttcgtgAGAAATAAATCACTCCAAACAAATTCGAACAACAGAAATCAAGCAAGAGGTGGAACTTGGCAACAACACGTTCGAAATACGCAAGATTTCTTTCCTAATTAGCTCGTCTTTCGGAATTTGGCAATAACTCATTAGTTTCCTCGCACTTGCAAGAGGAGGCGTACATATCAAAAGAAACCACATGTAACTACTTAGAATAAAACTAACGGCTGCAAAATTACAGGGTCACCTCGGAACATGATTtcccaaaaattcaaatcctcatcatagaACAACAGCCACCAGTCTCAGTTTCTGCTCCGAACGCATTCAAGTGAGAACGAAACGACATTGAAGATAACCTGCAATCGGAAAACAAAACTCCATATCAACAATCTTGCAGAAGAGGAACATTGGCAAACTAATCAAAATTCGAAAACTAAACGACTTTTTTTACTTGGATCATTGTTGATCAGCATTGCAGTGCCATCGAAGTTGCAAGTCCCTCCGGTCCTCTTGTTCTTCTGCCAGTAGCTGTTGAAGGCATAGGAAGCATGTGCCACAACAGAATCAGGGTTGTAGCAGTTGCCATCCGGCATGATCTCCTTGCAGTCAGCATCGCCGTCTCCGCAGGCATAATCCATCGCCACCTGCAGAGTGTCTGAAGGAACGGTAGGCTTGGCCACACACCACAGCTTGTGCACCGCCATCTGAGGGGCAGGGGCAGGAGGCGGCACATGTGTCGGAATCGGATTGCGGCAGGGTGGAAATGTGGCAGGGGAaggcggaggaggaggggaTTCATCAACAAAAGGAGGGTTTTCTGGCGCTGAGGAGAAAGACATATCTGGTGGCGAGGCTATTTGCGGTGGTGGTGGAGAGGCTGTTTGTGCCTCCGGGGAGAGCATTAGTGGCGGCGAAGTAAAGGCGGTTCGGGGTTGTGGGGAAGGCACTTGGAGTGGCGGAGAGGCAGTTTGGGGCTGTGGAGGATGAGGGTTTTTAGCCACATTGGCGGGAACTGATACACCAACAGAAGAGTGAAGTGGGGTTTCCGAGATTTCAGGCAACGGAGTCGGTCTCGCCGGAAAGGGGTCGGCATAGAGCTTTCTGCCGCTGGGTTTTCTCTCTCCCGGGTTGTCGAGAACGACAGGAACATCGTCGGCGTTAAAGCTAACGCCGATCAGATCTTCAAGGCTTTCAGAGTGAGAAGACACCAACGTTGGAGAGACAGTTGGAGATGCTCCCCTGATAAAATCTAGGACAGGCCTCACAAATTTCCCAAAGATATCGGAGCTTCTGTCGAAACAAGAAGGAGCGAAGGTGGCCGAGAGTTTGATGTGCTCCTGGAGGCCCCACCGTGTGAGGGAGTGGTGCAAGTTCTTGAGGGCTGGGAGGACCAGAGCgagagtgttttcttgctgtttCCGGCAGAGAAGAGGGCCGCGGCCGGCCCCGACGACAATGGCGGTGATGGGGATGGAAGGGTAGTGAGCGAGGACGTGGGTTTTAAGCCAAGTTTCTGCCTTCAAAATGCTGCTTGCGACCTCGCTGAGATCTCCAGATTTTACAGAAACAATGGAGTCTTGCCTTTCACCTGCacagaaaacaaaaacccagagttttttcagaaaaataaaaataaacaacaaaaaccaagaATTAAATAACACAATGAGagattttttgaagtttttgaagCTTCCGCTTACCAGAAACCAAAAACGAAGggagaaaaagaagatgaaagaagAACACCATCTTTTTCAACATTGTTGCAGTTGCAGAGGATCAACCCTCTCTCTGGTTTTACGTCTTGGAGTGGAGGTAATAGTAcgaaaaacaaagcaaaaaaggTGCTTTTCTAGTGAAAAGACGAAGATGCCCGGTAAAGAGTACAAAAAGCAACGAAAATTTGGCAAGAAGCCATCGAAGCAGAGCATCCAACACATTTGCCTAGGGAAGTTGGAAGGAGGGACGTATTGGCATGGTCAAGACTCAAGAGTCCAGGACCCAACCAACAGAGTTGTCCTTGTCTGCTGTGTGCAGATCTACCCTCTGCaattttacatgttttatcTCGGAATATAGATACTCTAGAGCACCATGGGAGATATGGCTACATTTGTTGGTGCGTCCAATCCACATCAATTTGAAAATCCATGATCATGATCAAtccaacaataaataaaaaaatttaattaggaatttttatatatattgttattctataaatatccaccattttttcatttcttcatcacaactcaatatttatttttactataattttatatatttgtttgcaCTTTCCAAATCCTTATTTTGCCAAAACAATAAGTGAAAGGGCAAATTGGTCGATTAGGGAAGACTTTATTTGCTTGA of the Pyrus communis chromosome 1, drPyrComm1.1, whole genome shotgun sequence genome contains:
- the LOC137707629 gene encoding glucan endo-1,3-beta-glucosidase 12-like; amino-acid sequence: MLKKMVFFFHLLFLPSFLVSGERQDSIVSVKSGDLSEVASSILKAETWLKTHVLAHYPSIPITAIVVGAGRGPLLCRKQQENTLALVLPALKNLHHSLTRWGLQEHIKLSATFAPSCFDRSSDIFGKFVRPVLDFIRGASPTVSPTLVSSHSESLEDLIGVSFNADDVPVVLDNPGERKPSGRKLYADPFPARPTPLPEISETPLHSSVGVSVPANVAKNPHPPQPQTASPPLQVPSPQPRTAFTSPPLMLSPEAQTASPPPPQIASPPDMSFSSAPENPPFVDESPPPPPSPATFPPCRNPIPTHVPPPAPAPQMAVHKLWCVAKPTVPSDTLQVAMDYACGDGDADCKEIMPDGNCYNPDSVVAHASYAFNSYWQKNKRTGGTCNFDGTAMLINNDPSYLQCRFVLT